From the genome of Amyelois transitella isolate CPQ chromosome 16, ilAmyTran1.1, whole genome shotgun sequence, one region includes:
- the LOC106143276 gene encoding prisilkin-39 isoform X2 produces the protein MSFMNTIILLCTIATVAKALGENSSELDTTRRSGGYGLLRPGYPSGYQGGYNQGGYGGYGGGYGGGLGGYPGSIGYPGGGGYQGGVGGGYRPNYYRPGFDGRPGYPGGYPGAAGGFPGAGGFPGNNYPGAYPGYRPGYNQFRPGYNQYQGGNYFGGYNDGYNDNFRLLGRKVGDKSASTEKDVQ, from the exons atgagtTTTATG aatacaataattttactatGCACAATAGCAACAGTGGCAAAGGCATTAGGAGAAAACAGTAGCGAATTGGACACGACGCGGCGGAGTGGGGGTTATGGGCTACTGAGGCCCGGTTACCCATCCGGTTATCAGGGGGGTTATAACCAGGGCGGCTATGGCGGTTATGGGGGAGGTTACGGAGGCGGACTCGGCGGTTACCCGGGTAGCATAGGCTATCCGGGCGGCGGCGGCTATCAGGGTGGTGTGGGGGGAG GTTACAGACCGAACTACTACAGGCCAGGCTTCGACGGCCGGCCCGGATATCCGGGAGGTTACCCGGGTGCCGCCGGTGGGTTCCCGGGGGCTGGAGGATTCCCTGGCAACAATTACCCGGGCGCATACCCCGGTTACCGACCCGGGTATAACCAGTTCCGACCCGGATATAACCAATACCAGGGCGGTAACTATTTCGGTGGTTATAATGACGGTTACAATGACAATTTTAGGCTTTTAGGAAGAAAAGTCGGTGACAAAAGCGCTTCCACTGAGAAGGACGTGCaatag
- the LOC106143325 gene encoding uncharacterized protein LOC106143325 produces MENILFVSFFITLSAAMHEHIDSLSFAVDESNCDIDNNNEWDLVDYKSVGVEPRSADLALRANTDSCFSIVNHAVVNGTIEIDLCAHLVSEESGVDVLVYDNFDVLVSKNSLTITSEEYKPGWNTFKVPLNSHKGYINIIGHSSGIEIILIDAVRFVLETNFNTQIIDVKLDDAIRHETIHNPTTDKDYDLIDDMLIIYNEPYDETDNDEGSGSGSEPPDTENPVTEEDNGFWTTLTISLTVIGSIVGVSAIIYGAYYFGKTRGRRPDPFLEEFDEMESTVNIPRVRPTFRYEY; encoded by the exons atggaaaatatattatttgtgtcattttttataacattatcaGCTGCAATGCACGAGCATATTGATTCCTTATCGTTTGCAGTTGATGAAAGCAACTGTGATATTGATAACAATAATGAGTGGGATTTGGTTGATTACAAAAGTGTTGGTGTTGAACCAAGATCAGCAGATTTAGCTTTGCGAGCTAACACTGATAGCTGTTTCTCAATAGTAAATCATGCAGTGGTCAATGGAACTATTGAAATAGATCTGTGCGCGCATTTAGTGTCTGAAGAAAGTGGTGTTGATGTTCTAGTGTACGATAATTTTGATGTTCTCGTTTCGAAAAATAGTTTAACGATTACGAGTGAAGAATATAAGCCTGGATGGAATACTTTTAAAGTACCCTTGAATAGTCATAAAGgatat ataaatataattggACACAGTAGTGGTATCGAAATCATATTGATCGATGCAGTGCGTTTTGTATtagaaacaaattttaatactcAAATTATAGATGTTAAATTAGACGATGCTATCAGACATGAAACTATACACAATCCTACAACAGACAAGGACTATGATTTGATCGACGATATGCTTATTATTTACAACGAACCATATGATGAAACAGATAATGATGAAGGTAGTGGGAGCGGTAGTGAACCTCCTGATACTGAAAATCCTGTAACAGAAGAAGATAATGGATTTTGGACTACTTTAACAATATCCCTAACAGTTATAGGTTCAATTGTGGGTGTTAGTGCAATAATATATGGTGCTTATTATTTTGGCAAAACAAGAGGTCGTCGGCCCGATCCTTTCTTAGAAGAATTTGATGAAATGGAATCTACAGTTAATATACCTCGTGTGAGGCCTACGTTTAGATAtgagtattaa
- the LOC106143316 gene encoding conserved oligomeric Golgi complex subunit 1 yields the protein MSQPNLLDIVPEELFQNYFVSDVDQVQKKLQYEIERKREELRAMVGERYRDLIHAADTIEEMKETTSSTLEHISQMISACRNLHNTHLVGFKIDKRPEQPSFQFNINPAQSIAVQVKLLMEIPEKIWTSIEAEDYVTATQLFIMARHINTGLQLQIGGANAKPEMQSMQRLVQQQWNSISNFNDTIVNVCREKLHDVDITVEVACSCLVTLYLLDSQTMVELLNTLISLQSNSSLKSTLQFDLTKILEGDVKTQIKNKIVNGVKIVLKTVVLVYACFVDNDGGAVLSKLQDLFGKDSQPLIGLVRFSDTAALKSLPSGITTFRLTSQKDVQALAKEDITACVQKWSTWVKSFIAESVQKLLQNITRVKVLHEIREDAFRIETPANWSSICTSLDIPDVHVWCHYFQPLLTSRVKTIIDNRWLKIYDSFKTQILIDLTKVSSDNEIEKESDINWFIWKDLIGETVIESRNDVIKVMNSLMKGMSRQDRGFTPTLEKLCESLDSELQKLLEDLKIYLYQCKKTVNKDRMLFPYDDDDDLAQMYIDKGDIEVFLRDVADKNIQSMLQYIKVCFEEQTLQSTELQRKTTAIYTARFTQAIPTLMPHLRKCYIPENNFLGLESIDDSAVKRWNDICAVLKENCIYCWGKWVDIAMVKVQDLTKDLPQEFTLEANIDYLMMQWDVIKIQENDDEGNAIESVIKVPAGPSLKLQEFLHATSRILDEVVPHTLPVEIHTMYIEQLTNITLAHYDKVIRGNETDINQRCALQLLMDVRHLTMLLVPRENKKIMEFSQSICEFLRQKIDPFDYDVFYPYIQTNLKRSVQRVQTLLGSLILHHGQLTGIIGSKPVLSGGSGDKAAGLLASSDSQWFSLLPVAAPPSRDKKQDKLSKKKQLPSASPSKSKSELSEIMTKSLPLNFANARSGAASFFNSMTSDWFSGS from the exons AGAATTACGTGCTATGGTTGG AGAAAGGTACCGGGATCTCATACATGCGGCGGATACCATAGAGGAAATGAAAGAAACAACATCCAGTACTTTGGAACATATAAGTCAGATGATATCAGCATGTAGGAACCTTCATAATACACACTTGGTTGGATTCAAGATTGACAAAAGGCCTGAACAGCCAAG TTTTCAGTTCAACATAAATCCAGCGCAAAGTATAGCAGTGCAAGTCAAGCTGTTGATGGAGATCCCTGAAAAAATATGGACTTCCATTGAAGCTGAGGATTATGTGACAGCCACACAGTTGTTTATTATGGCAAGGCACATTAACACAG GTTTACAATTACAAATAGGCGGTGCAAATGCCAAGCCGGAAATGCAATCTATGCAGCGGCTGGTCCAGCAGCAATGGAATTCTATATCCAACTTCAACGACACCATTGTCAATGTGTGTAGGGAGAAACTGCATGATGTCGACATCACAGTGGAG GTTGCCTGCTCATGCCTCGTCACCCTTTACCTCCTAGACTCACAAACCATGGTGGAACTCCTCAACACATTGATCAGCTTACAAAGCAACAGCAGTCTGAAGTCTACCCTACAGTTCGACCTAACTAAAATACTAGAAGGCGATGTCAAAACGCAAATAAAGAATAAGATAGTGAACGGAGTGAAAATAGTGTTGAAAACTGTCGTTTTGGTGTACGCTTGTTTTGTGG ATAATGATGGTGGAGCGGTGCTATCCAAATTGCAAGATTTGTTCGGTAAAGATTCTCAGCCTCTTATTGGATTAGTGAGATTCAGTGATACAGCCGCTTTGAAGTCACTGCCTTCAGGAATCACGACTTTTAG ATTAACTTCACAAAAGGACGTCCAAGCCCTCGCCAAGGAAGATATAACCGCGTGCGTTCAGAAATGGAGCACGTGGGTAAAATCGTTTATAGCAGAGAGCGTTCAGAAGTTGTTACAAAACATTACAAGGGTCAAAGTCCTGCATGAGATAAGAGAAGATGCTTTTAGGATTG AAACACCAGCAAATTGGTCTTCTATCTGTACGTCGCTCGACATACCAGACGTCCACGTGTGGTGCCATTATTTCCAACCTCTTTTGACGTCCAGGGTCAAAACTATCATAGACAACAGATGGCTGAAAATCTATGATTCTTTCAAGACTCAGATCCTTATAGATTTGACAAAG gtATCATCGGACAATGAAATAGAGAAGGAATCTGACATTAATTGGTTCATTTGGAAGGACCTTATTGGAGAGACTGTAATTGAGTCGAGAAATGATGTGATCAAAGTCATGAACTCTCTTATGAAAG GTATGTCCCGCCAAGATCGCGGCTTCACGCCGACCTTAGAGAAACTCTGCGAAAGTCTGGACAGCGAATTACAGAAGTTACTAGAAGACTTGAAGATATACCTCTATCAGTGTAAGAAGACTGTAAACAAAGATAGGATGCTGTTCCCGTATGATGACGATGATGATTTGGCTCAGATGTATATTGATAAAGGGGATATTGAGGTATTTCTCAGGGATGTAgccgataaaaatattcagaG CATGTTACAATACATTAAAGTTTGCTTCGAAGAGCAGACGTTACAATCTACGGaattacaaagaaaaacaacGGCAATCTACACGGCAAGATTCACTCAAGCGATTCCCACTCTTATGCCACATTTACGCAAGTGCTATATTCCTGAGAATAATTTCTTAGGATTAGAAAGTATAGATGATAGTGCCGTGAAAAGATGGAATGATATTTGCGCCGTGTTAAaggaaaattgtatttattgctGGGGCAAATGGGTCGATATTGCGATGGTGAAAGTGCAAGATTTGACGAAGGATTTGCCTCAAGAGTTTACTTTAGAAGCTAATATAGATTATTTGATGAtg CAATGGGACGTGATAAAAATCCAAGAAAATGACGACGAAGGCAACGCTATAGAATCCGTCATCAAAGTACCAGCGGGCCCTTCGTTGAAACTACAAGAGTTTCTGCACGCCACAAGCAGAATACTAGACGAAGTCGTACCCCATACATTACCCGTAGAAATACACACAATGTACATCGAACAACTTACAAACATCACCCTCGCGCATTACGATAAAGTCATAAGAGGGAACGAGACGGATATAAATCAGAGATGCGCGCTTCAACTACTTATGGATGTTAGGCATTTGACTATGCTATTGGTTCCGAGggagaacaaaaaaattatggagTTCTCGCAGAGTATATGCGAGTTTTTACGGCAGAAGATTGATCCGTTCGATTATGATGTGTTTTATCCGTATATTCAGACTAATTTGAAGCGGTCTGTTCAAAGAGTgcag ACCCTCCTGGGGAGTTTGATTCTCCATCACGGCCAACTAACTGGTATAATCGGGTCTAAACCGGTTTTATCTGGCGGTAGCGGCGATAAAGCGGCCGGTTTGTTAGCATCTAGCGATTCTCAGTGGTTCTCGCTTCTGCCGGTGGCGGCGCCACCGAGCCGAGATAAAAAACAGGATAAATTG TCAAAGAAGAAGCAACTCCCATCGGCTAGTCCCAGCAAATCCAAATCGGAACTTTCAGAAATTATGACGAAATCCTTACCTTTGAATTTCGCCAATGCAAGGTCCGGCGCCGCTTCGTTCTTCAATTCAATGACTTCTGATTGGTTCAGTGGATCATAG
- the LOC106143276 gene encoding uncharacterized protein LOC106143276 isoform X1 has protein sequence MSFMNTIILLCTIATVAKALGENSSELDTTRRSGGYGLLRPGYPSGYQGGYNQGGYGGYGGGYGGGLGGYPGSIGYPGGGGYQGGVGGGYQGGNPGFGGPGYPNYGGYRPNYYRPGFDGRPGYPGGYPGAAGGFPGAGGFPGNNYPGAYPGYRPGYNQFRPGYNQYQGGNYFGGYNDGYNDNFRLLGRKVGDKSASTEKDVQ, from the exons atgagtTTTATG aatacaataattttactatGCACAATAGCAACAGTGGCAAAGGCATTAGGAGAAAACAGTAGCGAATTGGACACGACGCGGCGGAGTGGGGGTTATGGGCTACTGAGGCCCGGTTACCCATCCGGTTATCAGGGGGGTTATAACCAGGGCGGCTATGGCGGTTATGGGGGAGGTTACGGAGGCGGACTCGGCGGTTACCCGGGTAGCATAGGCTATCCGGGCGGCGGCGGCTATCAGGGTGGTGTGGGGGGAG GTTACCAAGGTGGAAACCCAGGCTTCGGGGGACCAGGTTATCCTAACTACGGAG GTTACAGACCGAACTACTACAGGCCAGGCTTCGACGGCCGGCCCGGATATCCGGGAGGTTACCCGGGTGCCGCCGGTGGGTTCCCGGGGGCTGGAGGATTCCCTGGCAACAATTACCCGGGCGCATACCCCGGTTACCGACCCGGGTATAACCAGTTCCGACCCGGATATAACCAATACCAGGGCGGTAACTATTTCGGTGGTTATAATGACGGTTACAATGACAATTTTAGGCTTTTAGGAAGAAAAGTCGGTGACAAAAGCGCTTCCACTGAGAAGGACGTGCaatag